From the Priestia aryabhattai genome, one window contains:
- a CDS encoding GNAT family N-acetyltransferase encodes MKSQVRLLTDEELEAAASIYTKVFSETPWNEPWSMNTAYARLYDISKTPGYIGIGCFHRENNKLIGFIVGNEEQWANYKTFYLNEICVLSNIQQAGIGTSLLTFLTELLVQREVKEAYVSTERGQGKPACFFERKGFIIHESRILMTLNID; translated from the coding sequence ATGAAAAGTCAAGTTCGTTTACTGACAGATGAAGAATTAGAAGCAGCAGCAAGCATCTATACAAAAGTTTTTAGTGAGACACCGTGGAATGAGCCTTGGAGTATGAACACTGCCTATGCCCGTTTATATGATATAAGTAAAACTCCAGGATACATAGGAATAGGTTGTTTTCATCGTGAAAATAATAAATTAATAGGCTTTATAGTAGGAAATGAAGAACAATGGGCGAACTATAAGACTTTTTATTTAAATGAAATTTGTGTGTTAAGCAACATTCAGCAGGCTGGCATAGGAACGAGTCTTTTAACTTTTCTCACAGAATTACTTGTACAAAGAGAAGTGAAAGAAGCGTATGTGTCTACTGAAAGAGGTCAAGGCAAGCCAGCATGTTTCTTTGAAAGGAAGGGCTTTATCATCCATGAATCCCGTATATTGATGACGTTAAATATAGATTGA
- a CDS encoding DUF3951 domain-containing protein — translation MAFSLLVLVAILMVSIPLMIIIVKNVWHQKLPRNYYTPFDYLAAQTEEEFHEEQNEREKEEREGDVIKRKS, via the coding sequence ATGGCTTTTTCGCTACTAGTTTTAGTCGCTATTTTAATGGTTAGTATTCCGCTGATGATCATTATCGTTAAAAACGTCTGGCACCAAAAGCTTCCTCGTAATTACTACACGCCGTTTGATTATCTTGCTGCACAAACAGAAGAAGAATTTCATGAAGAACAAAATGAACGAGAAAAAGAAGAAAGAGAAGGAGATGTTATAAAAAGAAAGAGCTGA
- a CDS encoding uracil-DNA glycosylase family protein, whose product MISQHSYFQQCLPAIQQLYTHTNFTKEQLLQKDFLIRQENELSMYYSPHNDYINPDAHIVIAGITPGWFQMKTAFKQCTSSLSHHHSLEEVLYETKKAASFSGTMRANLIAMLDRCGIQKAAGINSAAELFASQRHLLHTTSVLKYPVFYKRKNYTGHQPPIERSALLSHYAFEVFLHELNEIKNPCLIVPLGKAVEQVLRKLSREPSLSRHTYLFGFPHPSGANGHRKRIFEEHLNEFTEIVEKWAAKRKS is encoded by the coding sequence ATGATTAGCCAACATTCCTATTTTCAACAATGTCTGCCTGCCATTCAACAATTATATACTCATACAAATTTCACTAAAGAACAGCTGTTGCAAAAGGACTTTTTAATCCGGCAAGAAAATGAACTAAGCATGTACTACTCGCCTCATAACGACTACATAAATCCAGACGCTCATATCGTCATTGCCGGCATCACACCCGGCTGGTTTCAAATGAAAACAGCTTTTAAACAATGCACTTCCAGTCTGTCTCATCATCATTCACTTGAAGAAGTGCTGTATGAAACAAAAAAAGCCGCTAGCTTTAGCGGAACCATGAGAGCAAATTTAATAGCAATGTTAGATCGATGCGGGATTCAAAAAGCTGCAGGAATTAACAGTGCCGCTGAGTTATTTGCTTCACAGCGACATTTGCTGCATACAACGTCCGTATTAAAATATCCCGTGTTTTATAAAAGAAAAAACTATACCGGCCATCAGCCGCCAATTGAACGCTCAGCGCTTCTTTCTCACTATGCCTTTGAAGTGTTTCTACATGAATTGAACGAAATAAAGAATCCGTGCTTAATTGTTCCCCTAGGAAAAGCGGTGGAACAGGTCCTAAGAAAACTCTCACGTGAACCTTCGCTTTCTCGGCATACTTATTTATTTGGCTTTCCTCATCCGTCCGGAGCAAACGGACATCGAAAACGGATATTTGAAGAACATCTAAACGAATTTACGGAAATTGTGGAGAAGTGGGCTGCAAAAAGAAAGAGCTAA
- a CDS encoding LacI family DNA-binding transcriptional regulator, which translates to MATLKDIAAYANVSSSTVSRVLNNDHTLSVSEVTRERILHAAKELRYTPVKIRKGTANGKDIEAPRIGIIFAQSLEEELVDPFFSSIRHGIESECSEKEIFTVKSFRLKGMKQEELLQDLDGVIVVGRVSPETVQEVSNHLDNIVFINHKADEDLYDSVMIDFEKATKHALNHLFDLGYKRIGYIGGTEREHYINGSSIIEDQRQTVFERVMHEKELLDSEKVYIGEYSMTEGYELMGQAIKQGNLPQAFFIASDAMAIGAMRALQQSNIKVPEDVAIVSFDDVDIAAFASTPLTTVKVYTEEMGRQAVKMLVDRLSGRSVPLKVMVPTKLIYRESCGASFRQK; encoded by the coding sequence ATGGCAACTTTAAAAGATATAGCGGCGTACGCTAATGTTTCGAGTTCAACGGTATCAAGAGTACTAAATAATGATCATACGCTTTCTGTATCTGAGGTTACCCGTGAGCGCATTTTGCATGCAGCCAAGGAGCTGCGATATACGCCCGTGAAGATACGAAAAGGAACGGCAAACGGCAAAGACATAGAAGCTCCAAGAATAGGTATTATTTTTGCTCAGTCCCTTGAAGAAGAGTTAGTAGACCCTTTTTTCTCCTCTATTCGCCATGGGATAGAAAGTGAATGCTCAGAAAAAGAAATTTTTACAGTAAAGTCATTTAGGCTAAAAGGCATGAAACAAGAAGAGCTGCTGCAGGATCTTGATGGAGTGATTGTAGTGGGAAGAGTTAGTCCAGAAACGGTTCAAGAAGTGAGCAATCATTTAGATAATATTGTTTTTATCAATCACAAAGCGGATGAGGATTTGTACGATTCGGTGATGATTGATTTTGAGAAAGCTACTAAACATGCGTTAAATCATTTATTTGACCTCGGTTATAAAAGAATTGGCTATATCGGAGGCACAGAAAGAGAACATTATATCAATGGAAGCTCTATTATTGAAGATCAGCGTCAAACGGTTTTTGAACGCGTTATGCATGAAAAAGAACTGCTTGATTCTGAGAAAGTTTATATCGGTGAATATTCAATGACTGAAGGATATGAGCTGATGGGACAAGCGATTAAGCAAGGAAATCTTCCTCAGGCATTTTTTATCGCAAGTGATGCAATGGCAATAGGAGCGATGCGTGCCTTGCAGCAATCAAATATAAAGGTTCCTGAAGACGTAGCGATTGTAAGCTTTGATGATGTGGATATCGCAGCATTTGCTAGCACCCCGCTCACAACGGTTAAGGTATATACCGAAGAAATGGGAAGGCAGGCTGTTAAAATGTTAGTTGATCGGTTAAGCGGCAGATCCGTTCCTTTAAAAGTCATGGTGCCGACTAAATTAATTTATCGTGAAAGCTGCGGGGCTTCATTCAGGCAAAAGTAG
- a CDS encoding ABC transporter substrate-binding protein: MKKLTYLFVLLLVFSVVAAGCGNKEASTGGNGKTTLTLFSTMSNKGERKALQNAIAEFEKQNPDIKIDANFPGNGYEDMLRVKMGANDMPDLFDTHGWSQLRYGEYVADLKDMDWVQHLDPALNQILKDKSGKVYAYPLNQAKDGISYNATLLEKYGIKPPNTMDEFITALETVKKKSKGEVAPLWIPGGENGNIAQVFDQLATPQLITAKNNNYAKQLEKGTFNWSNYTPLAETMAEMKKKGLLNKDVLTAKVSQATELMAQNKIAFTFVGGSLGPDATELNPEVKVGTLPVPAIHKGGTQSWIGGERFTLAAWKDSKHLKEAKKFIEFVSQPEVAKKIAEGTSSASALTNNKTQNYYSEYYDKYNDIKVEPYFDRKYLPSGMWAVMSSAGQELLAGSLTPKQLSKEMEKEYKRLSKQ, translated from the coding sequence ATGAAAAAGCTTACGTATCTTTTCGTTCTATTACTAGTCTTTTCTGTTGTGGCAGCGGGCTGCGGAAATAAAGAAGCGTCAACAGGCGGAAATGGGAAAACAACGTTAACGCTTTTTTCTACGATGAGTAATAAAGGTGAGAGAAAAGCGCTTCAAAACGCGATTGCAGAGTTTGAAAAGCAAAATCCAGATATTAAAATTGATGCGAATTTTCCCGGTAACGGCTATGAAGATATGCTTCGTGTGAAAATGGGCGCAAATGATATGCCAGATTTATTTGATACGCACGGGTGGTCTCAACTTCGCTACGGGGAGTACGTAGCGGATTTAAAAGATATGGACTGGGTTCAGCATTTAGATCCGGCGCTGAATCAAATTTTGAAAGATAAAAGCGGCAAAGTGTATGCGTATCCTTTAAATCAAGCGAAAGACGGAATCAGCTATAATGCAACGCTACTGGAAAAATACGGAATAAAACCTCCTAACACAATGGATGAGTTTATAACGGCGTTAGAAACAGTAAAAAAGAAAAGTAAAGGAGAAGTAGCGCCTCTATGGATTCCTGGAGGAGAAAACGGCAATATTGCTCAAGTTTTTGATCAGCTGGCTACACCTCAGCTTATTACAGCAAAAAATAATAACTACGCTAAGCAGTTGGAAAAAGGAACGTTTAATTGGTCAAACTACACGCCGCTAGCGGAAACGATGGCAGAAATGAAGAAAAAAGGGTTGCTGAATAAAGATGTATTAACCGCAAAAGTATCTCAGGCAACGGAATTAATGGCTCAAAATAAAATTGCTTTTACATTTGTTGGAGGATCTCTTGGACCGGATGCAACAGAATTAAATCCTGAAGTAAAAGTAGGAACGCTACCGGTGCCGGCTATTCATAAAGGTGGTACGCAAAGCTGGATTGGCGGAGAGCGCTTTACCCTTGCTGCGTGGAAAGATTCTAAGCACCTTAAAGAAGCGAAGAAATTTATTGAATTTGTGTCACAGCCGGAAGTTGCCAAAAAGATTGCAGAAGGAACGTCTTCAGCATCGGCTCTAACAAACAATAAAACACAAAACTACTACTCTGAATACTACGATAAGTATAACGATATTAAAGTAGAGCCATACTTCGATCGAAAGTATTTACCGAGCGGCATGTGGGCAGTGATGTCTTCTGCAGGTCAAGAATTGCTAGCTGGAAGTTTAACGCCAAAGCAATTATCAAAGGAAATGGAAAAAGAGTACAAGCGTCTGAGTAAACAATAA
- a CDS encoding carbohydrate ABC transporter permease: MNELVRKERFSVVRDTEKRKKKLKTESSLWWMYLPGLVIITVFIIYPFINGIRLSFTNWNGFSQTYDWVGLQQYKRLLADPTTWLVIKNTLLYGIGSTIFQNIIGLLYALLLNQSIKMKALTRTIVYLPVIISPIIMGYIWYFFFAYQGGALNDLLVFLGFEKINALGTPELNSWIIVFVNTYQFVGIAMIIYLAGLQSISKDYYEAAQLDGASALQQFKNITLPLLMPSITINVVLNIIGGLKLFDVIVALTGGGPGDASQSMSTFMYDLYFRRQDAGYAATQGVCMALIILVISLSALMYFKRKETEA; this comes from the coding sequence ATGAATGAATTAGTCAGGAAAGAGCGTTTTTCCGTAGTAAGAGATACGGAAAAACGAAAGAAAAAATTAAAAACAGAATCCTCTTTATGGTGGATGTATCTTCCCGGCTTAGTAATTATCACCGTTTTTATTATCTATCCTTTTATTAACGGAATTAGACTTTCCTTTACTAATTGGAATGGTTTTTCACAAACATACGATTGGGTTGGACTCCAGCAGTATAAACGTTTGCTTGCAGATCCAACGACTTGGCTTGTGATAAAAAATACGCTGCTCTACGGAATAGGCAGCACCATTTTTCAAAATATTATTGGCTTGTTATACGCTTTACTTCTCAATCAAAGCATTAAAATGAAGGCTTTAACGAGAACAATTGTCTACCTCCCGGTTATTATCAGCCCAATCATTATGGGGTATATCTGGTATTTCTTCTTTGCCTACCAAGGAGGCGCTTTGAATGATCTTCTTGTATTTTTAGGATTTGAGAAGATTAATGCTTTGGGAACTCCTGAGCTCAACTCTTGGATTATCGTGTTCGTCAATACGTATCAATTCGTTGGAATAGCAATGATTATTTATTTAGCAGGGCTGCAAAGTATTTCAAAAGATTACTACGAGGCAGCACAGCTTGACGGAGCATCAGCTCTTCAGCAGTTTAAAAACATCACGCTTCCACTGCTTATGCCTTCTATTACAATTAACGTCGTTTTAAATATTATCGGAGGTTTAAAACTGTTTGACGTAATTGTTGCGCTGACAGGAGGAGGACCTGGAGATGCATCGCAGTCGATGTCTACTTTTATGTATGATTTATATTTTAGAAGACAAGACGCCGGCTATGCAGCAACTCAAGGTGTGTGCATGGCGCTTATTATCTTAGTAATTAGCTTATCAGCACTTATGTACTTTAAGCGAAAGGAGACAGAAGCGTGA
- a CDS encoding carbohydrate ABC transporter permease, translating to MDYTNKRKKRFFTFLALCITLVHIVPFYILVTTSLKATGDFSSKWVFPKSIHLENFTTAWEQANLGNSFMNTFIITFISAILLIFLGSMAAYPLARRQTKLNKYVYFIFIAVMVIPPLTALVPLYKMVVNMGMMNTYQIAILNNVAAFLPLTIFLYAGFIRSTISKELEEAARIDGAGTLTIFFKIVFPLLKPVTASILIIASVYIWNDYQFAIFFLQDKEMHTLTVTLASFFAENQNNLSLVGAAAIIAMLPMTILFLVLQKYFIAGLSSGSVKG from the coding sequence ATGGACTATACAAATAAACGGAAAAAACGATTTTTTACCTTTCTAGCTCTTTGTATAACGCTCGTTCATATTGTCCCTTTTTATATTCTAGTTACGACTTCTTTAAAGGCAACCGGGGATTTTAGTTCAAAATGGGTATTTCCAAAAAGCATACATCTTGAAAATTTCACAACGGCTTGGGAGCAAGCAAATTTAGGAAACTCTTTTATGAATACGTTTATCATTACATTCATTTCGGCGATTCTGCTTATTTTTTTAGGATCAATGGCTGCGTATCCTTTAGCGCGCCGGCAAACGAAATTAAATAAGTACGTCTATTTTATCTTTATTGCCGTGATGGTGATACCGCCTCTGACAGCGTTAGTTCCGCTGTACAAAATGGTGGTCAATATGGGAATGATGAATACGTACCAAATTGCTATTTTAAATAATGTTGCAGCATTTTTGCCGCTAACGATCTTTTTGTATGCGGGCTTCATTCGCTCCACTATTTCTAAAGAGCTCGAGGAAGCAGCAAGAATTGATGGTGCCGGTACGTTAACGATTTTCTTTAAAATCGTATTTCCACTGTTAAAGCCCGTCACTGCGTCCATTTTAATTATTGCCAGCGTCTATATTTGGAACGACTATCAGTTTGCAATTTTCTTCCTTCAAGATAAGGAAATGCATACATTAACCGTTACATTAGCAAGCTTTTTTGCCGAAAATCAAAATAACCTTAGCCTAGTAGGAGCAGCTGCGATTATTGCGATGCTTCCAATGACTATTTTATTTTTAGTGCTACAAAAATACTTTATTGCAGGGCTTTCATCAGGATCTGTGAAAGGATAA
- a CDS encoding alpha-glucosidase/alpha-galactosidase yields the protein MSKITFIGAGSTVFAKNILGDCMFVPALAGFEFALYDIDAERLRDSENMLNNLKENYKVNITVKAYLNRREALTGAKYVINAIQVGGYKPSTVIDFEIPKKYGLRQTIGDTVGIGGIFRSLRTIPVLFDFARDIEEVCPDALFLNYTNPMATLTGAMLRYTNVKTVGLCHSVQVCTKDLFDSLGMDHEGIQEKIAGINHMAWLLEVKRDGQDLYPEIKRLAKEKQKTKHHDMVRFELMDKFGYYITESSEHNAEYHPYFIKHKYPNLVDQFNIPLDEYPRRCEEQISNWESMREEMVNNSQLTHTRSHEYGSRIIEAMETNVPFKFAGNVLNIGGLISNLPTKACVEVPCVVDRSGIMPTYVGDLPEQLAALNRTNINTQLLTIEAAVTRKREHIYQAAMLDPHTNAELSMDDIIRMCDDLIEAHGEWLPDFTGKVNQYV from the coding sequence ATGTCTAAAATCACATTTATCGGAGCAGGAAGTACAGTTTTTGCAAAAAATATTTTAGGAGACTGCATGTTTGTACCTGCCTTAGCTGGCTTTGAATTTGCTCTTTACGATATAGATGCTGAGCGTTTAAGAGATTCGGAAAATATGCTAAACAATTTAAAAGAAAACTATAAAGTGAATATTACGGTTAAAGCCTATTTAAACCGCAGAGAAGCCTTAACAGGAGCAAAGTATGTGATCAATGCGATTCAAGTAGGCGGATACAAACCAAGCACCGTCATTGATTTTGAAATTCCTAAAAAATACGGCTTGCGTCAGACGATTGGAGATACAGTAGGAATTGGAGGAATCTTCAGATCACTGCGCACGATTCCGGTGCTCTTTGATTTTGCAAGAGATATTGAAGAAGTATGTCCAGATGCGCTGTTTTTAAATTACACCAATCCAATGGCAACCCTGACAGGTGCAATGTTGCGCTATACCAATGTAAAGACGGTAGGCCTTTGTCACAGTGTTCAAGTATGTACAAAAGATTTATTTGATTCTCTTGGAATGGATCATGAAGGAATACAAGAGAAAATTGCAGGTATTAACCATATGGCATGGCTGCTGGAAGTAAAAAGAGATGGACAAGATTTATATCCAGAAATCAAGCGTCTAGCAAAAGAAAAGCAAAAGACAAAGCATCACGATATGGTGCGTTTTGAGCTAATGGATAAGTTCGGTTATTATATTACCGAATCGTCTGAGCATAACGCAGAGTATCATCCATACTTTATTAAACATAAATATCCAAATCTTGTTGATCAGTTTAACATCCCTCTTGATGAATATCCGCGCCGATGCGAAGAGCAAATTAGCAATTGGGAATCCATGAGAGAAGAAATGGTCAACAACAGTCAGTTAACTCATACACGTTCACATGAGTACGGCTCTAGAATCATTGAAGCAATGGAGACAAACGTGCCGTTTAAATTTGCTGGTAACGTATTAAATATCGGAGGCTTAATTAGTAACCTGCCGACAAAAGCGTGCGTAGAAGTTCCTTGTGTCGTAGACCGAAGCGGTATTATGCCGACTTATGTAGGAGACTTACCTGAGCAGCTTGCCGCGTTAAATCGTACGAATATTAATACTCAATTGCTAACAATTGAAGCAGCGGTCACTAGAAAAAGAGAGCATATCTACCAAGCAGCGATGCTAGATCCTCATACAAATGCGGAATTATCCATGGATGACATCATTCGTATGTGCGATGATTTAATTGAAGCTCACGGTGAGTGGCTGCCTGATTTTACAGGGAAAGTAAATCAATACGTGTAA
- the abc-f gene encoding ribosomal protection-like ABC-F family protein has protein sequence MLLLEAINIEKSYGDRLLFQAEKLQVYRGERIGIVGKNGEGKSTLLHILMKKMSPDQGIVQTYGRSALIPQLDVQTPGAVSPEMKSQWNVPNEADFLSGGEETRKKIAAALSSGAELLAADEPTSHLDVKGVEKFEEEMKAFTGSLLLISHDRELLNRLCTSIWEVEDGKIHCYEGNYQEYVTQKKHAVERQQFEYEQYVKEKQRLELASEEKSQKSKSLKKAPSRMGNSEARLHKRAVGKQKAKLDRSAKAIETRIEKLEKKEKPKEMEELHFDLSQFHQVHSKQVLSFDRVSASAGDHTLFQGLKGGVKPGAKVAIVGQNGAGKSTLLNMIEKQAEGITVAKPVKLGFFHQRLENLDPAKSILENIKEHSPYTEQFIRTVLSRLLFKREDVYKKVEMLSGGERVKTALAKVFLGNYNVLLLDEPTNYLDLHTKEALQEVLKAYPGTILFVTHDRYFVKKLATHVMTLKQSKVELMAIEDTGKSKKASQQQNEAEKLALQLELTKVISQLSITAEGKEKQLLEKRYEELLEDRKRLNRKEG, from the coding sequence ATGTTATTGCTAGAAGCTATAAATATTGAAAAAAGCTATGGAGACCGCCTGCTGTTTCAAGCAGAGAAGCTTCAAGTATATCGCGGAGAACGAATTGGAATTGTTGGGAAAAATGGAGAAGGCAAATCGACCTTGCTTCATATTTTAATGAAAAAAATGAGTCCGGATCAAGGCATTGTTCAAACGTATGGCCGTTCCGCACTGATTCCGCAGCTTGACGTTCAAACTCCAGGAGCTGTATCTCCTGAGATGAAAAGTCAGTGGAACGTGCCAAATGAAGCGGACTTTCTCAGCGGAGGAGAAGAAACAAGAAAGAAAATTGCTGCTGCTCTTTCATCCGGCGCAGAATTGCTTGCAGCGGATGAGCCGACGAGCCACTTAGATGTAAAAGGCGTAGAGAAATTTGAAGAAGAAATGAAAGCTTTTACAGGCAGTTTGCTGCTGATTTCACATGATCGAGAATTGTTAAACCGCCTCTGTACGTCTATTTGGGAAGTAGAAGACGGCAAAATTCACTGCTATGAAGGCAATTACCAAGAATATGTGACGCAAAAAAAACATGCAGTTGAAAGACAGCAGTTTGAGTATGAGCAGTATGTAAAAGAAAAGCAAAGGCTTGAACTGGCGTCTGAAGAAAAAAGTCAAAAATCAAAGTCTCTTAAAAAAGCGCCGAGCCGCATGGGGAACTCTGAAGCGAGACTTCATAAACGAGCGGTCGGAAAACAAAAAGCGAAGCTAGATAGAAGCGCAAAAGCGATTGAAACAAGAATTGAAAAGCTGGAGAAAAAAGAAAAGCCAAAAGAAATGGAAGAACTTCATTTTGACCTATCGCAGTTTCATCAAGTGCACAGCAAGCAAGTACTAAGCTTTGACAGAGTCTCGGCATCAGCTGGCGACCATACCTTGTTTCAAGGTCTAAAAGGCGGTGTGAAGCCAGGTGCGAAAGTAGCGATTGTCGGTCAAAACGGTGCCGGAAAATCTACGCTGCTGAATATGATTGAGAAGCAAGCAGAAGGCATCACGGTTGCGAAGCCTGTAAAACTTGGCTTTTTCCATCAGCGCCTTGAAAATCTAGATCCCGCTAAAAGCATTTTAGAAAACATCAAAGAACACAGTCCGTACACTGAGCAGTTTATTCGTACGGTACTATCACGTCTACTGTTCAAACGTGAAGACGTGTATAAAAAAGTAGAGATGCTAAGCGGAGGAGAACGAGTAAAAACGGCATTAGCAAAAGTCTTTTTAGGAAACTATAACGTTCTTCTTTTAGATGAACCGACCAACTATCTTGATCTTCATACAAAAGAAGCGCTGCAGGAAGTGTTAAAAGCTTATCCAGGGACGATTTTATTTGTGACTCATGACCGTTACTTTGTTAAAAAGCTTGCTACACATGTGATGACGTTAAAACAGTCCAAAGTGGAGCTAATGGCGATTGAAGATACGGGAAAAAGCAAAAAAGCGTCTCAGCAGCAAAATGAAGCCGAGAAACTTGCGCTTCAACTAGAATTAACAAAAGTTATTAGCCAGCTTTCTATCACGGCAGAAGGAAAAGAAAAGCAGCTGCTTGAAAAAAGATATGAAGAGCTGTTAGAAGATAGAAAACGATTAAATAGAAAGGAAGGATAA
- a CDS encoding GDYXXLXY domain-containing protein, whose amino-acid sequence MREKLVRLGYLLGLALVLSGILYFFASNWQGFDRYTKIALSVGLMLLFYGSAFAVRRLIPQQAFLSHWTLLAGALSFGLSIALLSQIYNTHAESYWLFLIWLVPVILFSLFTKYQPFYVLSFILFQFTMAFFISPSSVISQRGEHETLLLYAGMAFVNLIIFWIIKKKHLSSPVVMYAAFGLFHYIFLTLSLPDFAGSSSLRIGLIFFYLLFLLSSFFYFSKVEPQKPFLGISIVAFALFVIEQFFSFIFKHYAEWSLFLALGFVILFIGASVWFVKWLTAHTSAQKTSLRVIKRIAVIGITAIASVIGSSSLGGLVTLITGTYPTNGMLVIGVLLIVACYLIKADIPTVKYTLLMMGVLISSAASFFVHDILFFIYVIALMALLVFTKHTPVRLLFFVLVQGLLLIKVPVTYYNTIKLDYVLLALFLLNAVVYTVKVHHAFKKAALLLAFIFLLSLTELSEPSFLNIIYCMVFFVISTLFLFLTVRKEPKYDFIVGMIFWFVFLAMKYYDFVWDLFNKSLVLIILGLIFLFLSKKWDLSTPDQPQPSFLDRSRTAVWVIILVQLIILGGIFTKNEVLLQNGKEIKLALQPIDPRSLLQGDYVELNYDIAHVKLPHVKDGEKVKLVLRPNKQGVYEYAKIYQADDEWNKPYTSKGKNVVITGSYHDWGIHYGIEHYFIPEGTGSKVESEAHFATVRVGKNGDAIVTKVGK is encoded by the coding sequence ATGAGAGAAAAGCTCGTAAGACTCGGTTATTTACTGGGGTTGGCTCTTGTTTTGTCAGGCATTCTGTATTTCTTCGCATCGAACTGGCAAGGCTTTGACCGCTATACTAAAATTGCGCTGAGCGTGGGGCTGATGCTGCTGTTTTACGGAAGTGCATTTGCGGTGCGGAGGCTGATTCCTCAGCAGGCGTTTTTAAGTCACTGGACGCTTTTGGCTGGCGCTCTTTCATTTGGATTAAGCATTGCGCTTCTTTCTCAAATTTACAACACGCACGCTGAATCGTACTGGCTGTTTTTAATTTGGCTTGTGCCGGTTATTCTGTTTAGCCTCTTTACGAAATATCAGCCGTTTTACGTGTTATCGTTTATTTTATTTCAATTCACCATGGCTTTTTTCATTTCACCAAGCAGCGTAATTTCACAGCGAGGTGAACATGAGACGCTTTTACTTTACGCAGGAATGGCGTTTGTGAACTTGATTATTTTTTGGATTATAAAAAAGAAACACCTCTCGTCTCCTGTGGTAATGTATGCAGCGTTTGGTTTGTTTCACTACATTTTTTTAACTCTTTCCCTGCCAGATTTTGCAGGCAGCTCTAGCTTACGGATTGGCCTAATTTTTTTTTATTTGCTGTTTTTACTAAGCTCCTTTTTTTATTTTTCAAAAGTGGAGCCGCAAAAGCCGTTTTTAGGCATTTCAATCGTGGCATTTGCTTTATTTGTAATTGAACAGTTTTTCTCTTTTATTTTTAAACACTACGCTGAATGGTCGCTGTTTTTAGCTTTAGGGTTCGTGATTTTATTTATTGGTGCAAGCGTGTGGTTTGTTAAATGGCTCACCGCCCACACTTCAGCACAAAAAACCTCGCTGCGCGTGATCAAACGAATAGCAGTAATTGGTATTACAGCCATTGCATCGGTAATCGGCAGCAGCTCTTTAGGAGGACTCGTTACTCTTATTACAGGAACGTACCCAACGAACGGAATGCTTGTAATTGGCGTTTTGTTGATTGTGGCATGTTATTTGATTAAAGCAGATATTCCAACGGTAAAATATACGCTTTTAATGATGGGCGTATTAATTAGCAGTGCTGCTTCTTTTTTTGTGCACGACATTCTGTTTTTCATCTACGTTATCGCACTTATGGCGCTTTTAGTGTTCACCAAGCATACGCCCGTTCGCCTGTTGTTTTTTGTGCTAGTGCAAGGGCTGCTGTTAATAAAGGTTCCGGTTACTTACTATAACACTATCAAACTAGATTATGTGCTGCTCGCTTTGTTTCTATTAAATGCCGTTGTGTATACAGTAAAGGTACATCACGCGTTTAAAAAAGCGGCGCTGCTTCTTGCTTTTATCTTTTTACTGTCGCTGACTGAATTAAGCGAACCGTCTTTCTTAAATATTATTTACTGCATGGTGTTTTTTGTGATTTCAACTCTCTTTTTGTTTTTGACGGTGCGAAAAGAGCCAAAATACGATTTTATTGTCGGCATGATTTTCTGGTTTGTTTTTTTAGCTATGAAATATTACGACTTTGTGTGGGATTTATTTAATAAATCACTTGTGCTCATTATTCTAGGTCTTATCTTTCTTTTCCTAAGCAAGAAATGGGACCTGTCAACGCCTGACCAGCCGCAGCCGTCGTTTCTTGACCGCAGCCGAACCGCTGTATGGGTCATCATCCTTGTTCAGCTCATTATTCTTGGCGGAATTTTTACTAAAAACGAAGTGCTTCTTCAAAATGGAAAAGAAATTAAGCTCGCTTTACAGCCGATTGATCCGCGCTCACTGCTGCAAGGCGATTATGTTGAGCTGAATTACGACATTGCGCACGTTAAGTTACCTCATGTAAAAGACGGCGAAAAAGTGAAACTTGTTCTTCGCCCGAACAAACAAGGCGTATATGAATATGCAAAAATCTATCAAGCGGATGATGAATGGAATAAGCCGTACACTTCTAAAGGGAAAAACGTTGTCATTACGGGCAGCTATCATGACTGGGGAATTCATTACGGAATTGAGCATTACTTCATTCCAGAAGGAACCGGCAGCAAAGTGGAAAGCGAAGCTCATTTTGCCACTGTCCGAGTTGGAAAAAACGGAGATGCGATCGTTACAAAAGTAGGTAAATAA